ATCGTCCTCGCCAGCGAGCAAGCGTGATTGCGCCAGCTTCCATGCCAATGCATGTTCGCGTCCGCCGGAGCCTAACAAAAGGATATTCATGCCCAGTTCTTCATCCCAAGACAGTGTGGAGAACGGTTTGGTAGCGCGCAGCGGCGAGGGCGACAACGCCGCGCCGCTGTCGATCACCGAAATATCGACGATCCTGAAGCGGACGGTGGAAGACCGGTTTGGCCATGTGCGTCTGCGCGGCGAGTTGTCAGGTGTGAAGCGTGCGGCGTCGGGCCACCTTTATTGCAGCCTCAAAGATGAAAAGGCGGTGATCGATGGTGTGATGTGGCGCGGCAATGCCGGGCGGTTGGGCTTCCTGCCAGAGGACGGCATCGAAGTCGTCGCAACGGGTAAGCTGACGACCTATGCGGGGCGGTCAAAATACCAGATCGTAATGGATAGCATGGAGATCGCTGGCGAGGGCGCGCTTCTGGCGCTGCTGGAGAAGACGCGCCTGCGGCTGGAAAAAGAAGGCCTGTTCGCGCCCGAGCGGAAGACGGCTTTGCCTTTCCTGCCGCGCACCATTGCTGTCGTGACGTCGCCAACCGGTGCAGTGATCCGCGATATTCTCCACCGCTTGGCTGATCGCTTTCCCAGTCAAGTGCTGGTCTGGCCTGTGCTCGTGCAGGGGCAAGGCTCTGCCGAACAGGTCGCGGACGCTATTCGCGGTTTCTCGGACCTGCCGGAAAGTGTTCCCAAGCCCGATCTGCTCATTGTCGCACGCGGCGGCGGTTCGATCGAAGATTTGTGGGGCTTCAATGAAGAAGTGGTCGTGCGCGCGATCGCCGACTGCCCGATACCGGTGATCTCGGCTGTTGGGCATGAAACCGATACAACGCTGGCTGACTTTGCTGCTGATCGCCGCGCCCCCACGCCGACGGCTGCTGCCGAAATGGCAGTGCCCGTCCGTGCGGAACTGGCCGCAACTATCGAAGACCTTGCCCACCGGAAGAAGCGGGCAATCGCTCGCCCTGTCACTTTGGGACGCGAACGTTTGGATGCGCGGATCAAGCGCCTGCCGCGCCCTGAAGCATTGCTACAACCACAAGTGCAGCGGCTTGACGACATTTCCGAGAGGCTACGGCGTGGGCTCAAAGACCGGACGGCAAAAGGCCGTGAAAAATTGGGCATTCTTCGGCTTTCCACTGCGACTATGACCCGCAATCTACGAGACGCGGGGCAGAAGCTGTCGGCGAACAGGCTAACCCACGCGCTCGTCGAAAATCGGGTGGCGCGCGACAGCGAACGCTTCACAGCGCTGGAACGACTATTCCAATCGCTCAATCCTGAGGCGCCACTTCGGCGCGGGTTCGTGCTGGTGAAAGATGTGGAGGGCAATCTGGTGCGGACCAAAGCCGCGGCTGAGAAACACGCGCAGCTTGGCGTGAAATTCGCCGATGGTGTGCTGGATGTCGCCACCGGAACAGCGCCTTCAGCTCCGGCTAAGCCAAAGACACGTAAGCCTCGCACCGATGCGGCACAGGACCGACAAGATGATTTGTTCGGTTAGGCCGTGCTTGCTAAGGACAAAGCTATGTTGATGTCTTCAGGAAACAACGCCGCGAAACTGGCTTACGGTCCCAATGGTTTCCGCGTGATCAAATCGGGGCAATATGTCCTGTGTGCAGTTTCGGGCGAGCAGATTCCGCTCGACGAGCTGCGCTATTGGAGCGTGGATTTGCAGGAACCCTATGCCAGCGCGGAGATCGCAACGCGGCAGATGATAGACAATTCGTGAGCGGAATAATGCGCATCGGTCTTGGTGCCTCATTGTTTGCGCTGGCCGGGTGCAGCGGCGCGGCAATCGATAACCCTCCTCCGGCAGAGGTTGGACAGGCCGAACTGGTCCAGCCAATCGCCACGGAAGCGGCAAGGGCTGCGCCCGCCCCGGAACCGGCTTTCGTACCGCCCCCGGAGCCAGTCGGCCCGACGACGTTTCTTTATGACGGGCAGTTAACTCAAGGCGGATGGATTCGCGGGCAGGCGCCCGGCGGCGCGGTTTCGGCGACATTGGGCGGGCAGGCACTGGTATTGGATGACGATGGCTTTTTCTTCGCTGCGTTTGATCGTGATGCGGGACCATCGGCGACTTTGGTCGCGCGACTGAAGGATGGCCGCACGATAGAAAGCCCGCTGACCATCAGCCCGCGCAAATGGAATATCGAACGAATCAATCTTGCTCGCCCGCGCGGTAAGGCGAGCGAGGCCTTTATGGTCCGCCGCCGCCCCGAGCTGGCGCAGATCAACGCCGCTCGTAAAGTGAATGCCGATAGCGAGGGATGGCGGCAGGATTTCATTTGGCCAGTGAAGGGGCGCATTTCGGGGCGTTTCGGCAGCCAGCGTATCTATGCCGGTGTCCCGGGCAGCTATCATTCAGGCATCGATATCGCGCCCGGGAATGGTGTGCCCTATGTTGCACCAGCTGATGGTGTCGTCACCCTGGCGACGAAGAAACCGTTCTCGCTTGAGGGGTATCTGCTGATTATTGACCACGGGAACGGGCTCAACAGCGCATTTTTGCACAATTCGAAGATCGCTGTTAGCGAAGGCGATGTGGTCAAGCAGGGCCAGTATATCGGCAATATCGGTTCAACTGGAAGTGCCACTGGCCCACATCTCCATTGGGGTTTGAAATGGCGCAATTCGCGGCTTGATCCGTTGCTGTTTGTCGGCCCAATGAACTGATCAGTTTGGCATGAAAAGCAGGCGGCGAAGCTTTTTGCGATTGATCGCGATTGTGCTGCTGGCTGCATTGATTGCGCCTGGCACTTGGTTGCGTTCGCCACCTGCAGATTCGGATGATTCGCAGAGCATGAGTTTGACCGCGCTCGCGCCAGGGGGTTTTGATCTGGGCGAAGTAGAGCTCACCGGTGCGTGGCATCTGCATAGCCCAAATAGCCAGTTCGGCAGTTATTCGGCGCTGCTTGCTTTGCCGGGATGTCAGTTCCTCTCAGCCAGCGACACCGGAAGATTGCTGCGCTTCCCGATGCCCGGCTGTGACGGTGACGTGGTGATCGAGCGTTTTGCAGGCCGGACGGCACTCAAAAAAAAGCTGATCGACATCGAATCGCTAACCCACGATCCTGAAACGGGCCGCATTTGGGTAGGATATGAAGGTACCAACACGATTGAGCGCCTCGAAAGTGATCTGACCGGTGCGGAGAGCGTGCGGCCTGACGAACTGCGCGCGTGGCCTTCAAACTCTGGGCCGGAAGCGATGGCGCGCTTGTCCGACGGGCGCTTCATTGTCATCGCGGAGGGCAGCGAAGGCTATTGGGATGACGACTTTTCCGCACTGCTGTTTAATGGCGACCCGATCGAAAATCCGAACCCAAGTAAATTCCGCTTTGAAGCGCCTGCGGGTTACCGCCCGGTTGATGCGACCGAGCTGCCCGATGGCCGTGTTTTGGTACTGGTCCGCGACTTTGTATTTGGCGTGCCGCCCACCTTTAATGCGAAGCTTGTCGTCGCCGATCCGGCAGAGATCGAAGCTGGCGGAGTTTGGCGCGGAGCGGAGATCGCGACGATAAGTGATGCGAAACTCGAAGATAATTACGAGGGCGTTGCGGTGGTACCGCGCGATGATGGCGCTCTCGATATATGGCTGATTTCCGACGATAATGGCACGTCATTCCAACGCACGATGCTACTCAAACTGAAATGGAATCCGGAAGAGCCAAGCGCGCAATAGAAAAAGCGCGCGGAAATAACCGCACGCCCTTTCAAACCAGGTTCTGACCAACCGCCCTTCGCAGGGCCAGACGCAATCAAGCAGCCTTGTCAGTTTCCTTGGTCGCTTTCTTCAATTCGCGCTTCACTTTCTGCGCGTTCTTGGAAAGCTTCTCGTCCTTGGTCTTCAGCAGCCAATTGTCGAGACCGCCATTATGTTCAACCGAACGCAGGCCGTGTGCGGAGACGCGAAATTTGAAACCTCGGTCGAGCTTTTCGCTCAGCAGGGTGACGTGCTGCAGGTTGGGCAGGAAGACACGCTTGGTCTTGTTATTGGCGTGGCTTACATTGTTGCCGGTCAGGCGGCCCTTGCCGGTCAGTTCGCAAATGCGCGACATGCTGTCTCTCGTTCGAATTCGGGGCCGCCAGCACATGCCGAAGGCCAGTTA
This genomic window from Pontixanthobacter aestiaquae contains:
- a CDS encoding esterase-like activity of phytase family protein, which gives rise to MSLTALAPGGFDLGEVELTGAWHLHSPNSQFGSYSALLALPGCQFLSASDTGRLLRFPMPGCDGDVVIERFAGRTALKKKLIDIESLTHDPETGRIWVGYEGTNTIERLESDLTGAESVRPDELRAWPSNSGPEAMARLSDGRFIVIAEGSEGYWDDDFSALLFNGDPIENPNPSKFRFEAPAGYRPVDATELPDGRVLVLVRDFVFGVPPTFNAKLVVADPAEIEAGGVWRGAEIATISDAKLEDNYEGVAVVPRDDGALDIWLISDDNGTSFQRTMLLKLKWNPEEPSAQ
- a CDS encoding DUF2093 domain-containing protein, whose protein sequence is MLMSSGNNAAKLAYGPNGFRVIKSGQYVLCAVSGEQIPLDELRYWSVDLQEPYASAEIATRQMIDNS
- the rpmB gene encoding 50S ribosomal protein L28, with protein sequence MSRICELTGKGRLTGNNVSHANNKTKRVFLPNLQHVTLLSEKLDRGFKFRVSAHGLRSVEHNGGLDNWLLKTKDEKLSKNAQKVKRELKKATKETDKAA
- a CDS encoding M23 family metallopeptidase — protein: MRIGLGASLFALAGCSGAAIDNPPPAEVGQAELVQPIATEAARAAPAPEPAFVPPPEPVGPTTFLYDGQLTQGGWIRGQAPGGAVSATLGGQALVLDDDGFFFAAFDRDAGPSATLVARLKDGRTIESPLTISPRKWNIERINLARPRGKASEAFMVRRRPELAQINAARKVNADSEGWRQDFIWPVKGRISGRFGSQRIYAGVPGSYHSGIDIAPGNGVPYVAPADGVVTLATKKPFSLEGYLLIIDHGNGLNSAFLHNSKIAVSEGDVVKQGQYIGNIGSTGSATGPHLHWGLKWRNSRLDPLLFVGPMN
- the xseA gene encoding exodeoxyribonuclease VII large subunit, with the protein product MPSSSSQDSVENGLVARSGEGDNAAPLSITEISTILKRTVEDRFGHVRLRGELSGVKRAASGHLYCSLKDEKAVIDGVMWRGNAGRLGFLPEDGIEVVATGKLTTYAGRSKYQIVMDSMEIAGEGALLALLEKTRLRLEKEGLFAPERKTALPFLPRTIAVVTSPTGAVIRDILHRLADRFPSQVLVWPVLVQGQGSAEQVADAIRGFSDLPESVPKPDLLIVARGGGSIEDLWGFNEEVVVRAIADCPIPVISAVGHETDTTLADFAADRRAPTPTAAAEMAVPVRAELAATIEDLAHRKKRAIARPVTLGRERLDARIKRLPRPEALLQPQVQRLDDISERLRRGLKDRTAKGREKLGILRLSTATMTRNLRDAGQKLSANRLTHALVENRVARDSERFTALERLFQSLNPEAPLRRGFVLVKDVEGNLVRTKAAAEKHAQLGVKFADGVLDVATGTAPSAPAKPKTRKPRTDAAQDRQDDLFG